A stretch of DNA from Oryza brachyantha chromosome 4, ObraRS2, whole genome shotgun sequence:
TATTAAAAAGATCAAAAACATGACACCAGTGCACTATcaggtatataaaaattaatttcctaTGACACCacagatatataaaaattcatttCCTATGAcaccacacatatataaaggcAAATTTCTCTCACCACTAATTTCGCAACCAAACATGTAGCAAAGAATAAAGCATACCATGTACGAATCAAAATGAAGCCAAATGATATTACATGCATACCTTAAGGACAAGTTCCTCAAAGCACTGTTCAACATTCACTTTGGTTTTAGCACTGCATTCTAGAAATAAACACCCGTATTCCCTGGCAAATTCAATGCCTTCTTTTTTTGTGACAGCTCTCTCACTTTCCTGCCAAACCAAGcagttatattttgatataatgcaccaaaaacataaaaaactataCAGAATACTATCACAATTAGAATGGGATTATAATTCAGTGAAGCATAGAGCGGAATAAACTGTAGAATTGAAGCACATAATCCTGGTTTGTAGCTGTAGAATAAACTGTAGAATGGGATTACCTTGTCAACTTTGTTTCCGACAAGCATCTTAATGCAATCCTGGTTTGTAGAATAGAGGTCAATTTCCTTAGCCCATATGTCAGAAAGGTTGGTGAATGTTTCCCGTCGAGTGACATCGTAtactgaaaaattaatttgcattaATCAAGATAAATCTCTTGATATTTGACACAAGTTAAAAgatactccatccatctctTTTATAAGGCTTAATTCGAGTGGACAAAATCTACGGAGAGTAGGAGATGAAGAGAAAAAGGGTTAAACGAATACGCTACACATATTTACATATCCTCGGAATAAGAGATGTGATGGTTAGTGATTCTTTTTTCTGATTATTAGTCAGTTGTTTGTTATTAATGTAAGAGGGAGACTGCATGCCTTACATAAAGAAATGGAACAAGTAGTAAAGGTTCCTTCAATACTGCAAAAAGAAGTGAGCATCTGCAGAGATGAGGTTGAAGACAATTACCCATAATAATACCCTGTGCACCTCTGTAGTATGAGCTGGTCAAGGTCCTAAATCGTTCTTGTCCAGCTGCAGAACAGGTAGACAAggtaaaataagaaaataacaggataatttaattatagataTTAAAAGATTCTTGTGTATTCCAGACACAGGCTGTAAGGAAAACATCAAAGGTTCAAAAAACAGACAAGGAATAACACCACATCAAGGCTTAATTATTCAAAACAGTGAGGCGAATTAGAATAGCTAGATCAAATGTATGTTATAtcccattgcatgaaagggtATTTGAGGATTTGCACTGCATTAGTAGTTGCAATATAGAATTTGTCACTCATGTGTCTATCCAATGTATGAGCATGTGTCTATCACATGTACGAGCAGGACCCACATATCATCCACACATGGCGTGGCGAATCATAGGACACCACACTTGAAGAGTGGCAAATTCtcaatttttcatcaaaacaAATTACCTAAGGTATTATCAACAGCAATTGGGTATCAACTAAAGAATAATCAGGCTCTTATGAGAAAATAACCCAGTTGcacttttcttgttttccataGCCATCCTAAAACAACACTCGTATATTGTGTACATTTGAACAtgcaggaaaaataaaaataaatggaacCATACCATATAGCAGTATGTAAGGAATTGAGAGAGTGCTTATAGATCAGGTGCACCGAGCATGTTTAATTCTGATAACCAAAACAAGTAAATAAAGGTGAGTAGGCTCATCCGATGGCCACATTTGACTTGATTGAAGCTCAGATACGAGATCACAGTCTTTCTGGGCTCCATTTAGCACAGATATGGCTTAGTTTCTATCGAGTAATGAGCATAATTAACAACAAATCAAGCCTTTGGGGACTGTAGTTGTGTTGTGACCGTAAGCATTTAGATGATGAGTGAAGAGATTTGAGTTGATAATCCACAAGTAATATTAAGAATTTAAGATGAGAAGAAAACTAAATGCAACATCATTTTCAGTGGTTAGCCCAAGTGCCGTACATTCTCGGAGCACAGGAACTTATTTTATGCTGGATATTTCAATCGATCTGTCTCCTCCCTATCTTCCATGGTCCTGTTTCTATAAAACGGCAGTTAGGATATGGAAAGGCTTAAATGTGTATGTGCTATACATATCAAGCTAAATGATTGCGCAAGTTTGTTCCGCTTTCATGGTATCAGCGAAGGTTGCTCCTTTGGCCTCCCACTACCGCTTTCGCATCCAAATTACATCGGTGTGAGTAGTACAACATGATATTCCGCATCTAAATCGCATCGGTGCGAGTAGTACAACATGATAATGGGGTTTTGCAAAGTGAAACAAATCGAAACGCACCTGTGTCCCAGATGGCAAGCTTGAGCTTCTTGCCGCCGGCGTTAACCATCTTAACCTTGAAATCGACACCTGAATAGGTCAGCCCGGGTTATTGATAGCGCTATGGATTGGATCCTCACACGAGGAAACCGACGAACAccaaggaggaaaaaaaaagcactaaACTTGGAGCTAGCAGGAGAGACGGGCTGACCTATGGTGGGGGAAAGGTCCTCGAAGGAGTCGGCGGtgaagcggaggaggaggctgctcTTGCCGACGCCCGAGTCGCCGATGAGGAGCAGCTTGAAGAGGTAGTCGAAATCCGGCGGGCCCTGCGCCTGgctggaggacgacgacgacgacgaagccaTACCGTGCTggaaccaccgccgccgccctctgcGCGCGCGGAAAGCGGCGATCCACCGACgagcggagggagggagggagggagatcgATCCGATTTCTGCGACGCACTCACGCAAACTCAGGAAAGGTCACGCAACAGTATAGTGTAGAGTAAAGAAATACTCCTGCTTGCGAGTAAAATTCCCcaaaagaggagaggaggaagacgaggaggcGAGGAGAAACTACTCGACTTGGGCCGGGCCGGGACGGGACTAGCAGGGCCTGTTTAGGTACCGGAGCATCTAGCGGCTGCAGTTTTGACCGGAATGTCACTCCAAACGTACATACatatttactaaaatttgagctaattaactatttttagaAGTAACTGCGAAAATAAGccggttttaaattttattttaaaattcaaccGTTTCGCTCAGCGATACTCCTGATGATTCGGAGGTCTTTTGTCACCGCGATAGTGGATTGGCGTGGAGTTTCCTTCTACCTAGGCGTGACACATAGTCATAGGCCCGAACCGCGCTCTGGTGTGGAGATAAAGGACCTTCGTACCTTTTAGGGTACGTGGAGCAAATGATTcactttgaaaatatttttttaaccaatttattttcataatttgttCTTGAAAATGGTCAAATAATGCAAAAACCCGACATATTCATATAGGTTCTTGGATTTTGTAATTGCTGAGTCTAGAAAATCCATGAGAATACAGAGGCTATGAGAAGTTTGGATTCCAATGACTGGTCCTCCATCTCTTAAGACTTCTCCAAATTTTTCTACCAAAGCAATCAAGCTGCGATGTTataactttctttttttaaaatatttcatctttgTTTTCAGCATGCTCTTCACAAGCACAAATTTGCTTTTTGTAGGCTGaactttttttcacaaaatacGCTCAGCATGGCCTTTTTGCTTTTGATTATGTTTTAAAGCCATAATTTAAAATcccaacattaaatttagagttgatttgacattttttatcatagtttatttatagcctttgcttttagatagttaagaCTTAAGAGCctgtatataaatgttttattgataaatcattatttttatttaaaaatacttcatgtttcatattgtaatgTGTTTTGGTTGTGCCTaaatccacatatatatatatatatatatatatatatggataatatTAAAAGtcctatatttataaaatggtgtaacatatcatttgttttattcagaaaaagccaaaagaggAGGACATCCATCTTTCCTGGTTTATTGgttttataacaaaaaaaaaatgtagagcACCTTTTGACCTAGCTATCGACTTCCTTGTTAGGTAAACGACCCCAATTGAATGTTGTTAGTGTTTGTTGATCAACGATAGTAGCAACCTAAGGTCAATGATTTCGCTCCGTATATTACAAATGTTTCATCCATTTAAGAGTATACTCAGTTCTTTTGTAGATGGCATCAGACACTTCATATTAAAAACCTTGACCGCTTatcttcttttaaaaaaagaaatcataaGCTCTTCAAATGATGTCATATTATTAAAATGCATTATATTCGGAATATAAGCATCAAACAtttgtttattatattattttaggctaactatttaaaaaatatttgcactATCCAGTAATGTAAAGCAACAAGAGGGAGTAGTTGCACGCACTCTCCGCCTTATCATTTTGTCTTTAATAAGCACGGGAGAAGCCATTTATTGAAGAATTATCATATAGCAAGACTAATACGTGCATCCCCTAGTATAAGCTATTATacatcatttttctttcaaagcCTTCCAAGATCCATTCCACCTCCCATCTCTTTTTCCTAGGCCCAAAAATCATCCCCACCTTAATTGGTCAAAGAGTTCTCCCCACGGGGCAAGGGCTTCCTCTCATGTCTATCTAAGTTCACCCCTCGTCTCACACGAATTCTGCAATAACACGAAAGGCAAAAAATATCTATCTAAGCTCACCCCTCGTCTCACACGAATTCTGCAGTAACACGAAaggcaaaaatacagtaacaccaCAACTAATTCacagtaacaacgtcgaaacatacctacgagggatctactttttaaaaacattttttataacaacgtggtacaaattttttaaaaaataatatatgaggcgacatataaagttgtttaaagtttgaaatcttaagaaatatctatagaatttgtattagtatacacTAATACTATGATAATAGCTGCAGTAACGCTATAACGTcatgttactataaaatatatagaaatatagtGATACAAGTGCATTAACATGTGTTGTTACTGTAACAGTAACATCATGATACGTATAGTAATATTATGATCgaagtgcagtaacatgaGGTGTGACTGAAAGTTATTGCTACAGTACAACTAATACATATGGGAGAGTTAAAATGTTGTATTTCCAATTTTTAAAGAGCAATATCTtatgtgtcttatattattttttaaaaccgttttcactacagtggttaaaaaattataatttaaaaaactagatctaTCATGatattgttactgtattttataatgcatgttactatatttttacctttgtgttactgcactttttaGATAGACGGGACTGGACAAAGTTGGGATGAGAAGAAAGGTCAAATGATGGGTTTGACCGACGGGGGAGGGCTTTGACCAGGCTAGAAGAGAGGTTTTGGGCCCTTGGAAGGGGCTGGGAGGTGAGTTTGGGCCTTGTGAGGTGAGTGAGGCttagaatagcttattctaagGGGGTGTACAtattaattttgatatatatatatatatatatatatatatattcttagctgTGTAATAGtgaaaggttaaaaataaattaagatgaaGAAAAACCTATATtcgactttaaatttaagttctaaaatttatattttagtttctaggtataaacataataaaaaagacgGGACAGTTAGAACTAAAAAGCCCATTTTGCCGTTTCTAATACTCTAATGTAGCGCAAGATCACGAGCTTCTGAtctgctgcttgctgctgaGTACTCCCTATTGACTTCAAGATTACACCAGATGACAAGACGGTTTCATAGGTAAaacaggaaagaaaaaaagattgtTCGCTTCATAATCACTCTTCCGATATCATCTTAAAGGAGGATAAGTAAATTAGAACCGAAGGGGGTGAtagtttgattgatttttttttatgaaaaaaacatacagCATAAATTCTTGTCATTGAATCCTCTTTTATCTTCGGCAGGACCATTTGACGGATCTCTGAACTCGGTCTTGGCACTCAATTAGACTGCAAAAGTTCCATATCTTAAAAACGGTGTAGTTTCATTGTCTA
This window harbors:
- the LOC102708706 gene encoding ras-related protein RABC1-like; its protein translation is MASSSSSSSSQAQGPPDFDYLFKLLLIGDSGVGKSSLLLRFTADSFEDLSPTIGVDFKVKMVNAGGKKLKLAIWDTAGQERFRTLTSSYYRGAQGIIMVYDVTRRETFTNLSDIWAKEIDLYSTNQDCIKMLVGNKVDKESERAVTKKEGIEFAREYGCLFLECSAKTKVNVEQCFEELVLKILDTPSLLADASSGAKKNIFKQKPPEADAAAGSCC